A region of Candidatus Paceibacterota bacterium DNA encodes the following proteins:
- a CDS encoding YebC/PmpR family DNA-binding transcriptional regulator, producing MSGHSKWSQIKRQKGSEDAKRSKVFAKLARAISQESKRVKGDASSPGLRVMIEKAKKENMPKDTIERAVKKGTSADMGELFEVMYEAYGPGGSAILIEGLTDSKNRSAAEIKHLLSLHGSALASQGAAAWAFAKENGEWIPQVTVPLSDEDGGKLSLLIEELEEREDVQDVYTNGN from the coding sequence ATGTCCGGTCATTCAAAGTGGTCCCAAATAAAAAGACAGAAAGGAAGCGAAGATGCTAAGCGTAGTAAGGTTTTTGCAAAACTTGCTCGTGCTATTTCCCAAGAATCTAAACGTGTTAAAGGTGATGCAAGCTCTCCTGGTCTTAGGGTGATGATTGAAAAAGCAAAAAAAGAAAACATGCCAAAAGACACTATTGAGCGCGCTGTTAAAAAAGGAACAAGCGCCGATATGGGTGAATTATTTGAGGTAATGTACGAAGCATATGGCCCTGGTGGTTCTGCAATTTTAATCGAAGGACTAACTGACAGTAAAAATAGAAGCGCTGCTGAAATTAAACACCTTCTTTCTTTGCATGGATCTGCCCTCGCTTCACAAGGAGCTGCTGCCTGGGCTTTTGCCAAAGAAAATGGCGAGTGGATTCCACAAGTAACTGTTCCTTTGTCTGATGAAGACGGCGGGAAACTTTCTTTATTGATCGAAGAACTAGAAGAAAGAGAAGATGTTCAAGATGTTTACACGAACGGAAACTAA
- the ruvC gene encoding crossover junction endodeoxyribonuclease RuvC, whose amino-acid sequence MRILAVDPGLERVGIAILEKERGGKEVLIFSECFKTKSSLSLPERLNLIGSHINEIVTEYEPNALAIESLFFATNQKTAMVVSQARGVIVYEGTRGGLPVHEYTPLQIKVAVTGYGKATKSQVDSMVQKLIKIQKKIKSDDEMDAVAIGLTCFAYLRN is encoded by the coding sequence ATGCGCATACTTGCTGTTGATCCTGGACTAGAAAGAGTTGGTATCGCTATTTTAGAAAAAGAGCGTGGAGGGAAAGAAGTACTTATTTTCTCGGAATGTTTTAAAACAAAATCTTCCTTATCTCTTCCTGAACGTCTCAATTTAATTGGTTCGCATATAAACGAAATCGTAACGGAATACGAACCAAACGCTCTTGCAATCGAGTCATTATTTTTTGCAACCAACCAAAAAACGGCGATGGTAGTTTCACAGGCTCGTGGCGTTATTGTCTACGAAGGAACACGTGGAGGTCTTCCCGTCCACGAATACACCCCTCTTCAAATAAAAGTAGCGGTAACCGGCTATGGAAAAGCGACGAAATCTCAAGTTGACTCTATGGTTCAGAAGTTAATAAAAATACAAAAAAAGATAAAATCTGACGACGAAATGGATGCTGTAGCAATAGGATTAACCTGCTTTGCTTACCTTAGAAACTAG
- the tyrS gene encoding tyrosine--tRNA ligase, whose amino-acid sequence MKVSTDEQKIKHLLTHSVEEVFVRESLEKKLRSGKQLRVKLGFDPTSPFLHIGRAIVLWKLREFQELGHKVVFIVGDTTALIGDPSDKLEKRPMLTTKKIKDNLKNYRAQVGKILDLKKAEFHFNSKWLKKLNFNEIIELAECFSLQQMSHRRNFADRIEKGEEISLRELLYPLMQGYDSVAVKADVEIGGFDQLFNLKAGRIIQKHYGQTEQDIINCQMLEGTDGRKMSSSWGNVINLLDEPTDMYGKVMAVRDDLIVKYFTLCTRLSDEEINNIKKTVEEGGNPRDAKMRLGKEIVSLYHGEKKAKEAEENFIKTFQKGGVSEDATVVTIKKEELLVDVLLKEKIISSKNEWRRLVEENAIFNMDTNEKITDQYFKVVNPITLRVGKRRFVKINTKK is encoded by the coding sequence ATGAAAGTTAGTACTGACGAGCAGAAAATTAAACATTTACTTACCCACTCAGTTGAAGAAGTTTTTGTTAGAGAATCGTTGGAAAAGAAGCTTCGCTCAGGGAAACAACTTCGTGTTAAATTAGGGTTTGATCCAACCTCGCCTTTTTTACATATTGGGAGAGCAATTGTTTTATGGAAGCTTCGTGAATTTCAAGAACTTGGACACAAGGTTGTTTTTATTGTTGGCGACACCACGGCTTTAATCGGCGACCCTTCGGATAAACTTGAAAAAAGGCCAATGCTCACAACTAAAAAAATAAAAGATAATTTAAAAAATTACAGAGCTCAAGTCGGAAAAATTTTAGACTTAAAAAAAGCGGAATTCCACTTTAATTCTAAGTGGTTAAAAAAGCTGAACTTCAATGAGATTATTGAACTAGCAGAGTGTTTTTCTTTGCAACAAATGTCGCATCGCAGAAATTTTGCAGATCGTATTGAAAAAGGGGAAGAGATTTCTTTGCGGGAATTACTCTACCCACTTATGCAGGGCTATGACTCCGTTGCCGTAAAAGCTGATGTAGAAATAGGTGGATTTGACCAACTATTTAATCTAAAAGCCGGAAGAATAATTCAAAAACATTATGGACAAACAGAACAAGACATAATTAACTGCCAAATGCTTGAGGGTACAGACGGAAGAAAAATGTCTTCTTCTTGGGGAAATGTGATTAATCTCTTGGATGAACCGACCGACATGTATGGCAAGGTTATGGCAGTAAGGGATGATTTGATTGTTAAATATTTTACTCTTTGCACTAGGCTTTCAGATGAAGAAATAAACAACATCAAAAAAACAGTAGAAGAAGGAGGAAACCCACGTGATGCCAAGATGCGTTTAGGTAAAGAAATAGTTTCTCTTTATCATGGTGAGAAAAAAGCAAAAGAAGCAGAAGAAAACTTCATTAAAACTTTTCAAAAAGGAGGCGTTTCTGAAGACGCGACCGTTGTTACTATAAAAAAAGAAGAATTATTGGTTGATGTATTGCTTAAAGAAAAAATAATTTCTTCAAAAAACGAATGGAGGAGACTTGTAGAAGAAAACGCAATATTTAACATGGATACGAATGAAAAAATAACAGACCAGTATTTTAAGGTTGTTAATCCTATAACGCTTCGAGTCGGTAAAAGAAGGTTTGTAAAAATAAATACTAAAAAGTAA
- a CDS encoding transglycosylase domain-containing protein, whose protein sequence is MKRLHIAHKTVRKHPLRTFFIISFIAGGFVFLWLSNLRLPDFNSFDERKVSSSTKIYDRTGKILLYDVHQGVRRTVVPWSDISVYAKNATVAIEDSEFYQHQGIKPSAILRAVLVNIFSGGYSQGGSTITQQVVKNAILTKDKSISRKLKEWVLSLKLEKTTTKEEILSLYLNEAPYGGNIYGIEEASKLFFGVSAKDLTLGQSAYLAALPQAPTFYSPYGNNKEKLEIRKNYVLKRMVDLGFIKQDEYETAKNEVVVFLPNTTNNAKAMHFVFFVREYLEQKYGLDALESGGLKITTTLDYDLQTKAEEIVKRTALENEVKFNATNASLVAIDPKTGQILVMVGSRDYFDKKIDGNFNVALANRQPGSSFKPFVYATTFMKGYTPDTVLFDVKTEFQTTCTADGKPLPGAKAEDCYQPENFDGKYFGPMSIRNALAQSRNIPAIKALYLAGIQDSINTARVMGIKSLVNDSSRYGLTLVLGGGEVSLLDMTSGYSVFANGGVRNPYQSILRVEDGDGKILEEFKENGSVVIPKDIALQISDILSDNKARAPEFGEHSALYVEGHGDVASKTGTTNDYRDAWILGYTPSISVGAWAGNNDNSPMQKKIAGFIVAPMWHEFMMYALSTSTPEQFEKPKPIDPSLKPILRGVWQGGKTFTVDKISGKLATEYTPNETKEERVIKNLHSILYWVSKNDPFGPQPENPSNDPQFRLWEAAVLQWGANNPSLVIGYEESSIPKEYDDVHTQKNIPVVRITEPSTSKVYKIGEKIKPELNISSRYNISRIDYFLNNTFLGSSSDVFGFSFTVKNDDLNSDYNTFRVVVYDSVFNKTSLSQSISFDF, encoded by the coding sequence ATGAAAAGACTCCATATTGCCCACAAAACAGTGCGTAAACACCCCTTAAGAACCTTCTTTATCATTTCTTTTATTGCTGGTGGTTTTGTTTTTTTGTGGCTTTCGAATTTACGTCTTCCGGACTTTAATTCTTTTGACGAAAGGAAGGTTTCGAGTTCTACAAAAATATACGACCGCACCGGTAAAATACTACTTTACGATGTTCATCAAGGGGTCCGTCGCACGGTTGTTCCGTGGAGCGATATTAGTGTTTATGCCAAAAACGCGACTGTTGCGATTGAGGATTCTGAGTTTTATCAACATCAAGGAATTAAACCTTCCGCTATTCTTCGCGCTGTCTTAGTAAACATTTTTTCTGGTGGTTATTCTCAAGGCGGTTCAACCATAACCCAACAGGTTGTAAAAAACGCTATTTTAACCAAAGACAAAAGTATCTCTCGTAAACTAAAGGAGTGGGTCTTGTCGTTAAAACTAGAAAAAACCACAACCAAAGAAGAGATTCTTTCTCTTTATCTAAACGAAGCTCCTTATGGAGGAAATATTTACGGCATCGAAGAAGCAAGTAAACTTTTTTTTGGTGTAAGCGCAAAGGATTTAACCTTGGGACAATCTGCCTATCTCGCCGCCCTACCACAAGCACCAACCTTTTATTCTCCTTACGGAAATAACAAAGAGAAATTAGAGATTAGAAAAAACTATGTCTTGAAAAGAATGGTTGATTTAGGGTTCATTAAACAAGATGAATACGAAACAGCAAAAAATGAGGTGGTTGTTTTTCTTCCAAACACGACCAATAATGCAAAAGCAATGCACTTTGTTTTCTTTGTTAGAGAATACCTAGAACAAAAATATGGCCTCGACGCATTAGAATCTGGTGGTTTAAAAATTACAACAACACTAGATTACGACCTACAAACTAAAGCTGAAGAAATTGTTAAGCGAACCGCTTTGGAAAATGAAGTAAAGTTTAACGCAACAAATGCTAGTTTGGTAGCTATTGACCCTAAAACAGGACAGATTCTTGTAATGGTTGGTTCTCGTGATTACTTTGATAAAAAAATTGATGGGAACTTTAATGTCGCCCTCGCAAACAGACAACCTGGTTCATCTTTTAAACCATTCGTTTACGCAACCACATTTATGAAAGGGTACACCCCTGATACAGTGCTTTTTGACGTTAAAACTGAGTTCCAAACAACTTGTACCGCAGATGGAAAACCTCTTCCCGGAGCAAAAGCTGAGGATTGTTACCAGCCAGAAAATTTTGATGGTAAATACTTTGGTCCAATGTCTATTAGAAACGCCCTCGCACAATCAAGAAACATACCCGCCATTAAGGCTCTTTATCTTGCTGGTATTCAAGACTCTATTAACACAGCAAGAGTAATGGGAATAAAAAGTTTGGTAAATGACTCTAGTCGGTATGGTCTTACTCTTGTTTTGGGAGGTGGTGAAGTTTCCCTTCTTGATATGACTAGTGGTTACTCTGTGTTTGCAAACGGAGGAGTCCGTAACCCTTATCAAAGTATTCTTCGTGTCGAAGATGGTGATGGAAAAATTCTTGAAGAATTTAAGGAAAACGGAAGTGTTGTGATACCAAAAGATATTGCTCTTCAAATATCAGATATACTTTCTGACAACAAAGCTCGAGCTCCTGAGTTTGGAGAACACTCTGCTTTGTATGTTGAAGGTCACGGCGATGTAGCATCCAAAACAGGTACTACAAACGATTATCGTGATGCTTGGATACTTGGGTATACTCCATCCATTTCAGTTGGAGCTTGGGCTGGAAACAACGACAATAGCCCTATGCAAAAAAAGATTGCTGGTTTTATTGTTGCGCCGATGTGGCACGAATTTATGATGTATGCCCTATCAACCTCAACACCAGAACAATTTGAAAAACCAAAACCAATCGATCCATCACTAAAACCAATTCTCCGAGGAGTGTGGCAGGGTGGAAAAACTTTTACAGTTGATAAAATTTCAGGAAAACTAGCAACAGAATACACACCAAATGAAACAAAAGAGGAACGTGTTATTAAAAATCTCCACAGTATTCTTTACTGGGTTTCAAAAAACGACCCATTTGGACCCCAACCAGAAAATCCTTCAAACGATCCTCAATTTAGGTTATGGGAAGCAGCAGTTTTGCAATGGGGAGCAAACAACCCTAGTTTAGTTATTGGTTACGAAGAAAGTTCTATACCAAAAGAATATGATGATGTTCATACTCAAAAAAATATTCCGGTTGTTAGAATAACAGAGCCTTCTACTTCGAAAGTTTATAAAATTGGTGAAAAGATAAAACCAGAACTTAATATTTCTTCTCGTTACAATATCTCTAGGATTGATTATTTTTTGAACAACACCTTTCTTGGTAGTTCTTCTGATGTTTTTGGTTTTTCCTTTACTGTAAAAAATGATGATTTAAACTCTGACTATAATACTTTTAGGGTTGTTGTGTATGATTCTGTTTTTAACAAGACTTCTTTATCTCAATCAATTTCTTTTGATTTTTAG
- the dnaN gene encoding DNA polymerase III subunit beta, which yields MKIECLVEKIKDSVSITERATGKNLTLNVLSCVLLIASGKTLKIRATNLDLGVEIEIPAKIEKEGIVAIKGSTLNNFLSGIQNEKNVVLEVVNENILVTTKNNKTIIKCYPYNDFPTIPTISTNTSFEIEAKTFNNGVKSVFYSAAVTEIKPEIASVYFYQNNNELVFVATDSFRLAEKRIKTKTINDFNGIIIPFKNITEIVKITENIDGLITIKTTKNQLSISFNGVYITSRLIDGVFPDYQQIIPKEKKTEVVVLKQDLINAFKLSNTFLDKFNQVSFFVSPKTKQVKIKTKNQDVGETDTNIEAAISGEEVEVNFNYRYIFDCFQSITQDSLILQFNGNSKPLIIKNVSDNSFLYLVMPMNR from the coding sequence ATGAAGATAGAATGCTTAGTAGAAAAAATTAAAGACAGTGTTTCTATAACTGAGAGAGCTACTGGTAAAAACTTAACATTAAATGTTTTAAGTTGTGTCCTTTTGATTGCTAGTGGAAAAACATTAAAAATAAGAGCAACAAATTTAGATCTTGGAGTAGAAATTGAAATTCCAGCAAAAATAGAAAAAGAAGGAATAGTGGCTATTAAAGGAAGTACTTTAAATAATTTTCTCTCTGGAATACAAAATGAAAAAAATGTTGTTTTAGAAGTAGTTAATGAGAATATTTTAGTTACAACAAAAAATAATAAAACAATTATAAAATGTTACCCATATAACGACTTTCCAACAATTCCAACTATCTCAACGAACACATCTTTTGAAATAGAAGCAAAAACTTTTAATAACGGAGTAAAATCAGTTTTTTATAGTGCTGCTGTAACAGAGATAAAACCAGAAATAGCTAGTGTTTATTTTTATCAAAACAATAACGAATTAGTTTTTGTCGCCACAGACTCTTTTCGTTTAGCAGAAAAAAGAATAAAAACAAAAACAATTAATGATTTTAATGGAATTATTATACCTTTTAAAAATATTACCGAGATTGTAAAAATTACAGAGAATATAGATGGTTTAATAACAATAAAAACAACTAAAAACCAATTATCAATATCTTTTAATGGAGTTTATATAACCTCAAGATTAATAGATGGTGTTTTTCCTGACTATCAACAAATAATACCAAAAGAGAAAAAAACAGAAGTTGTTGTTTTAAAACAAGATCTTATTAATGCTTTTAAATTAAGCAACACCTTTCTTGATAAATTTAATCAAGTTTCGTTTTTTGTATCACCAAAAACAAAACAAGTAAAAATAAAAACAAAAAATCAGGATGTTGGGGAAACAGATACAAATATTGAAGCGGCGATATCAGGAGAGGAGGTTGAGGTTAATTTTAACTACAGATATATTTTTGACTGTTTCCAATCAATCACACAAGATAGTCTAATTCTACAATTTAATGGTAATTCAAAACCATTAATCATAAAAAACGTTTCTGATAATTCGTTTCTTTATCTTGTAATGCCAATGAATAGATAA
- the dnaA gene encoding chromosomal replication initiator protein DnaA — protein sequence MLDLKNLWTNTLLEVELHVSKANFSTWFKNTDIVKEEGGIIFVGVPNEFVKDWIFNKYHKFILQKMRDTSEYVRGLEYVVVKNLNEKPKQVTSDFSKSPLLRELPLADLYINKDDNLNPRYTFDSFVIGSFNELAYSAAQAVLEKPGTAYNPLFIYGRTGLGKTHLIQAVGNTLKTKHNGRKVFYTTSEKFSVDFVTSMQANKVPAFKEKYRKYDMLIVDDVQFLSNKEKTQEELFHLFNAFYDNNKQIIFSSDVHPNFIPNLEERLKSRFGAGMTVDVSQPEYESRLSILSAKAKENNFFPPEEVMQYVASIIQGNIRELEGALNLVICHTKLKNKDLSLFDIKNLLKNNIKPKKNMAVKDVVKIIADFYHIDESSVYEKTRRKDVVKPRQVAMYILREEFDISYPSIGQKMGGRDHTTVIHSCEKIKKEIKTDNSLLQELEQIKALF from the coding sequence ATGCTCGACTTAAAAAATCTTTGGACAAACACACTTCTTGAAGTAGAGCTTCATGTTTCAAAAGCAAATTTTAGTACATGGTTTAAAAACACCGACATTGTAAAAGAAGAGGGGGGTATTATCTTTGTTGGAGTTCCTAATGAATTTGTTAAAGATTGGATATTTAACAAATATCATAAATTTATTCTTCAAAAGATGCGCGACACATCAGAGTATGTTCGTGGTCTTGAATATGTTGTTGTTAAAAACCTAAATGAGAAACCAAAACAAGTAACCAGTGATTTTTCAAAATCTCCTTTATTACGTGAACTTCCCTTAGCAGATCTGTATATAAACAAAGACGATAATCTAAATCCTCGCTACACCTTTGATTCGTTTGTTATTGGTTCTTTTAATGAACTTGCATACAGTGCCGCTCAAGCGGTACTTGAAAAACCAGGAACAGCTTACAATCCTCTTTTTATTTACGGAAGAACAGGTCTTGGAAAAACCCACCTTATTCAAGCAGTAGGGAATACTTTAAAAACAAAACATAACGGGAGAAAAGTTTTTTACACCACATCAGAGAAGTTTTCTGTTGACTTTGTTACCTCGATGCAGGCAAACAAAGTACCAGCTTTTAAAGAGAAGTATCGAAAATACGATATGTTGATTGTTGATGATGTGCAATTTCTTTCAAACAAAGAAAAAACCCAAGAGGAGTTGTTTCACCTTTTTAATGCTTTTTACGATAACAACAAACAAATTATTTTTTCTTCAGACGTTCACCCTAATTTTATTCCAAACTTAGAAGAAAGATTAAAGTCTAGGTTTGGTGCTGGTATGACAGTTGATGTTAGTCAACCAGAGTACGAGTCTCGTCTCTCTATTTTATCCGCAAAAGCAAAAGAAAATAACTTCTTCCCTCCAGAAGAGGTGATGCAGTACGTTGCTTCGATAATCCAAGGAAACATTAGAGAATTGGAGGGAGCTTTAAATCTTGTTATTTGTCACACAAAGCTTAAAAACAAAGATCTTTCTTTGTTTGATATAAAAAACCTTTTAAAAAACAACATTAAACCAAAGAAAAATATGGCGGTAAAAGATGTTGTTAAAATAATCGCTGACTTTTACCATATTGACGAAAGTAGTGTGTATGAAAAAACAAGAAGGAAGGATGTTGTTAAACCAAGACAAGTAGCTATGTATATTTTAAGAGAGGAGTTTGATATTTCTTACCCTTCTATTGGACAAAAGATGGGTGGCCGTGACCATACAACAGTTATTCACTCTTGTGAAAAAATTAAAAAAGAAATTAAAACGGACAATTCTTTATTACAAGAATTAGAACAAATTAAGGCTTTGTTTTAA
- the rpmH gene encoding 50S ribosomal protein L34: MSQTYQPKKKKRAKAHGFLVRKATKGGKKVIKRRAAKGRKKLSV; this comes from the coding sequence ATGTCCCAAACATATCAGCCAAAAAAGAAAAAAAGAGCCAAAGCTCACGGTTTTTTGGTTAGGAAAGCAACAAAAGGAGGAAAGAAGGTAATTAAGCGAAGAGCAGCAAAAGGAAGAAAAAAGCTTTCGGTTTAA